A window of the Candidatus Paraluminiphilus aquimaris genome harbors these coding sequences:
- a CDS encoding putative quinol monooxygenase, which yields MKFVTTLITLLITLCSSLTVWADAAESATAIGEKPFVLIARLHALPNASGEVLRLSEAADEAVKASEPGMLLHTFDQDPSDPLGFVWTEVYANSAALIFHLENPPLQKYLTEVSPLLDNFTVELYGEVSAEAVNMLRSTGTPTSHFQSKFGYVRDLTP from the coding sequence ATGAAATTTGTAACAACCCTGATCACCTTGCTAATAACACTTTGTTCATCGTTAACTGTTTGGGCAGATGCCGCCGAAAGTGCGACGGCAATTGGTGAGAAACCCTTTGTTCTGATTGCTAGACTTCATGCATTGCCAAATGCGTCGGGAGAGGTGCTTAGGCTCTCTGAGGCTGCTGACGAGGCGGTCAAAGCATCTGAACCGGGCATGCTCCTTCATACCTTTGATCAAGACCCAAGCGACCCACTAGGATTTGTCTGGACTGAGGTTTATGCGAATAGTGCTGCCCTTATATTTCACCTAGAAAACCCTCCGCTACAAAAGTATCTAACTGAAGTAAGTCCACTGTTGGATAACTTCACGGTTGAGCTGTATGGCGAAGTTTCTGCTGAGGCCGTCAATATGCTTAGATCAACAGGTACGCCCACATCACATTTTCAGAGCAAATTTGGATATGTGAGAGACCTGACACCCTAA